A stretch of Myxocyprinus asiaticus isolate MX2 ecotype Aquarium Trade chromosome 42, UBuf_Myxa_2, whole genome shotgun sequence DNA encodes these proteins:
- the zpld1a gene encoding zona pellucida-like domain-containing protein 1a, with protein sequence MERLCVILMLISKTLIVKAQFNGFNCDANFHSRFPAERDISVYCGVQTITLKINFCPVLFSGYTDTDLALNGRHGDAHCRGFINNNTFPTVVLFSISLSTLEACGNSLVVSTAQGPNAYGNLSLVQIGNIAGYIDTPDPPTVISYLPGLLYKFSCSYPLEYLVNNSQLASSAAAISVKDSNGTFVSTLNLLLYNDSTYIQHLAIPMAGLTLKTRVFAAVKATNLDRRWNVLMDYCYTTPSGNPNDQLRYDLFFGCDKDPQTTVFENGKSQMGRFSFEVFRFVKHKNQKMSTVFLHCVTKLCRADDCPMLLPICGKRKKRDVSERTGAASDNAVITAGPIITRSDETPTNNSQLAQLNGPPFKINSVMSALISAITILAIMSMCFFILSLTLLRRKRTPATSLSGAHNQAFS encoded by the exons ATGGAACGTTTATGTGTAATTCTTATGCTTATAAGTAAAACTTTAATAGTCAAGGCGCAATTCAATGGATTCAACTGTGATGCCAACTTCCACAGCCGCTTTCCTG CTGAGCGGGACATCAGTGTATATTGTGGAGTGCAGACCATAACGTTGAAGATAAATTTTTGCCCAGTGCTTTTCTCCGGCTACACCGACACTGACTTGGCACTCAATGGTCGTCACGGAGATGCTCACTGCCGAGGGTTCATTAACAACAACACATTTCCAACAGTCGTGCTGTTCAGCATCAGTCTCAGCACACTGGAGGCCTGTGGCAATTCACTAGTG GTTTCCACAGCTCAGGGACCCAATGCTTATGGGAATCTCTCCCTGGTCCAGATTGGTAACATAGCAGGATACATTGACACTCCGGATCCCCCAACGGTCATCAGCTACCTGCCTGGACTGCTTTACAAATTTAGCTGTAGTTACCCACTGGAGTACCTGGTCAACAACTCACAGCTTGCTTC GTCAGCTGCAGCGATATCAGTGAAGGACAGCAATGGTACTTTTGTTAGCACGTTGAACTTACTCCTGTACAAT GACTCCACATACATCCAACACTTGGCGATCCCCATGGCAGGACTCACTCTGAAGACACGGGTGTTTGCTGCCGTAAAAGCCACTAACCTAGACAGGAG GTGGAATGTTCTGATGGACTACTGTTACACGACTCCCTCTGGGAATCCTAATGATCAGCTCCGATATGACCTTTTCTTTGG ATGTGATAAGGACCCGCAGACGACAGTGTTTGAGAACGGGAAGAGCCAGATGGGCCGCTTCTCCTTCGAGGTGTTCCGCTTTGTCAAGCATAAGAACCAGAAAATGTCTActgtctttctgcactgtgtGACCAAACTGTGTCGTGCTGACGATTGTCCAATGCTCTTGCCT ATTTGTGGTAAGAGGAAGAAAAGGGACGTGTCGGAAAGAACCGGTGCAGCTTCTGACAATGCAGTCATAACTGCTGGACCCATCATCACCAGGAGTG ATGAAACTCCCACCAATAATTCCCAGCTAG cacAGTTAAACGGCCCTCCATTCAAAATTAATTCAGTGATGAGTGCTCTGATTTCTGCCATCACAATCCTCGCCATTATGAGCATGTGTTTCTTCATCCTGTCTCTGACACTGCTGAGGAGGAAACGGACACCAGCAACATCTCTTTCCGGAGCCCACAACCAAGCTTTcagctaa